A single Mastomys coucha isolate ucsf_1 chromosome X, UCSF_Mcou_1, whole genome shotgun sequence DNA region contains:
- the Ftsj1 gene encoding putative tRNA (cytidine(32)/guanosine(34)-2'-O)-methyltransferase isoform X2 has protein sequence MGRTSKDKRDVYYRLAKENGWRARSAFKLLQLDEEFQLFKGVKRAVDLCAAPGSWSQVLSQKVGAQGSGQVVAVDLQAMAPLPGVIQIQGDITQLSTAKEIIQHFEGCPADLVVCDGAPDVTGLHDVDEYMQAQLLLAALNIATHVLKLGGCFVAKIFRGRDVTLLYSQLRIFFSSVLCAKPKSSRNSSIEAFAVCQGYDPPEGFIPDLTRPLLNQSYDFNQLDGPTRVIVPFVACGDLSAYDSDCTYSLDLDDGSEYKYTPPTQPPIAPPYQEACRLKKNGQLAKELLPQECSINSVDKLPQPLALHTLLAPKAEDNEINCSS, from the exons ATGGGACGGACATCTAAGGATAAACGGGACGTCTACTATCGCCTGGCCAAGGAGAATGGCTGGCGGGCCCGAAGCGCTTTCAAGCTACTGCAACTTGATGAAGAATTCCAACTCTTCAAAG gtgtgaaGCGAGCGGTTGACTTGTGTGCAGCcccaggcagctggagccaggtGCTGAGCCAGAAGGTTGG GGCCCAGGGTTCTGGTCAGGTGGTGGCTGTGGACTTGCAGGCTatggctccactcccaggtgtgaTACAGATCCAGGGTGACATCACTCAG CTTTCCACTGCCAAGGAGATCATCCAGCACTTTGAGGGCTGCCCTGCCGACCTAGTAGTGTGTGACGGGGCTCCTGATG TCACTGGCCTCCATGATGTGGATGAGTATATGCAGGCCCAGCTTCTGCTAGCT GCTCTCAACATTGCTACTCATGTCTTGAAGCTAGGGGGCTGCTTCGTGGCCAAG ATATTCCGAGGCCGGGATGTGACCCTGCTCTACAGCCAACTACGTATCTTCTTCTCCAGTGTGCTCTGTGCTAAGCCCAAGAGCAGCCGGAACTCAAGCATTG AGGCCTTTGCTGTGTGTCAGGGTTATGACCCTCCTGAGGGCTTCATTCCAGACCTGACCAGACCCCTGCTGAACCAATCATACG ATTTCAACCAGTTGGATGGTCCTACTCGTGTTATTGTGCCTTTTGTGGCCTGTGGGGACCTCAGCGCCTACGATTCGGACTGCACTTACTCTCTGGAT CTAGACGACGGCTCTGAATACAAATATACTCCACCTACACAGCCCCCCATCGCACCCCCATACCAAGAAGCCTGCAGGTTGAAGAAGAATGGACAGCTGGCCAAGGAACTCCTCCCCCAAGAATGTTCCATCAACAGTGTAGACAAGTTGCCCCAGCCTCTGGCTCTCCATACCCTGCTAGCCCCCAAG GCGGAAGACAATGAAATTAATTGTTCGTCTTAA
- the Ftsj1 gene encoding putative tRNA (cytidine(32)/guanosine(34)-2'-O)-methyltransferase isoform X1 codes for MGRTSKDKRDVYYRLAKENGWRARSAFKLLQLDEEFQLFKGVKRAVDLCAAPGSWSQVLSQKVGAQGSGQVVAVDLQAMAPLPGVIQIQGDITQLSTAKEIIQHFEGCPADLVVCDGAPDVTGLHDVDEYMQAQLLLAALNIATHVLKLGGCFVAKIFRGRDVTLLYSQLRIFFSSVLCAKPKSSRNSSIEAFAVCQGYDPPEGFIPDLTRPLLNQSYDTDFNQLDGPTRVIVPFVACGDLSAYDSDCTYSLDLDDGSEYKYTPPTQPPIAPPYQEACRLKKNGQLAKELLPQECSINSVDKLPQPLALHTLLAPKAEDNEINCSS; via the exons ATGGGACGGACATCTAAGGATAAACGGGACGTCTACTATCGCCTGGCCAAGGAGAATGGCTGGCGGGCCCGAAGCGCTTTCAAGCTACTGCAACTTGATGAAGAATTCCAACTCTTCAAAG gtgtgaaGCGAGCGGTTGACTTGTGTGCAGCcccaggcagctggagccaggtGCTGAGCCAGAAGGTTGG GGCCCAGGGTTCTGGTCAGGTGGTGGCTGTGGACTTGCAGGCTatggctccactcccaggtgtgaTACAGATCCAGGGTGACATCACTCAG CTTTCCACTGCCAAGGAGATCATCCAGCACTTTGAGGGCTGCCCTGCCGACCTAGTAGTGTGTGACGGGGCTCCTGATG TCACTGGCCTCCATGATGTGGATGAGTATATGCAGGCCCAGCTTCTGCTAGCT GCTCTCAACATTGCTACTCATGTCTTGAAGCTAGGGGGCTGCTTCGTGGCCAAG ATATTCCGAGGCCGGGATGTGACCCTGCTCTACAGCCAACTACGTATCTTCTTCTCCAGTGTGCTCTGTGCTAAGCCCAAGAGCAGCCGGAACTCAAGCATTG AGGCCTTTGCTGTGTGTCAGGGTTATGACCCTCCTGAGGGCTTCATTCCAGACCTGACCAGACCCCTGCTGAACCAATCATACG ATACAGATTTCAACCAGTTGGATGGTCCTACTCGTGTTATTGTGCCTTTTGTGGCCTGTGGGGACCTCAGCGCCTACGATTCGGACTGCACTTACTCTCTGGAT CTAGACGACGGCTCTGAATACAAATATACTCCACCTACACAGCCCCCCATCGCACCCCCATACCAAGAAGCCTGCAGGTTGAAGAAGAATGGACAGCTGGCCAAGGAACTCCTCCCCCAAGAATGTTCCATCAACAGTGTAGACAAGTTGCCCCAGCCTCTGGCTCTCCATACCCTGCTAGCCCCCAAG GCGGAAGACAATGAAATTAATTGTTCGTCTTAA